From the genome of Nicotiana sylvestris chromosome 1, ASM39365v2, whole genome shotgun sequence:
GAAAATCATGTAATGACAatcaaaaaagggaaaaatctgtatgaattcttgagaaagattgcactgtactccttCAGAATCGCAAATCTCACGTTGTTATAGTATTAAATAGTTTTCGTATGATATCTCTCTTTGTATGATACCTCTCTTTGCTATTTCATTAAGTAGTCATGTAGTTTGAAATTGAAAATAAGTATGATACCTCTCTTTAATGAATTAGAGAGGTTATCTTTAACCTTTAGGTGGGGGGCCTCACTTAGGATGACTAACCTTGTGTAAATGCCCCTAATTAGGCCACCTATTGTAATGAGCCTTAGTCATTACATGGGTATTGATTAAGACTTTCTTGGGCTGCCACATTAATTAAGGGGGTTTAAACTTATCCaaaattttataattaattaactaattttccatcaaaaattattaattattcaattatccacataatcaagaattatctcaaattacttaaaatactactcacttttaacatactttatacaccttactatcatagtcatgtggtaccttgtatggtattagTCTATAAATACCAGATATTATAGCCcggatcgtattttatcccaaattgtcaaacttcgacgaaactcattttcttcgattcgcttaccctatcactgatcacgcccaactatgccttgtAAGAAGAACTAAGCGGTCACTGCAAACATAATCCGGTTCAAGTCCgatcgaatcccacagggaactaACCTATTTACTACAACTTTAACACTGCTAATGATAAGCTCATACATTTTCCCGGATACAAGATTTTTAATGAATAATGAGTAGCATTTAGTTAACTAAGGAAATATGACAATAAATCTAGCAATAATCAAGAATAGAGTTGAATTCAATGGTAAAATGGTCTATGGTTATTGATTTCCCTAATTGTCAGATTAATTCCGGAAACGTTAGCTATAATTTCGCCATAACACTCTATAAGGAGTATGAGTTCTGGGCTACCACAATTATCAATCGATCAATTACTATAATTTACTagaagcattctctcgaactactctagtttACATTTTATGCAACTCAGAATTATCCCATCAAAGCTTCGTTATCTCTAACCCTACTTTTAAATTCAAGTAATTAATCTCTTAACTTAATTACCCGAAAGTGATATTGTTCAACAACAATCTAACCAAGtgttctttctcaagcaacacaagataactagacacgattaatcaagggcccttTCAATTAATCACAAGacaacacgtagttgaacaatcatagaGTAAAAACGGCTCAACTATATCAAAACAGAGTCAAGACTTCATCCAACAATtagttccatcaaccctagatgacGGGTTTAGCTACTCGTACTAATAGATAAAAATACACTATAGAAAGTAATAATCAACAATGGAATTAAGAAGAAGAATATGAAAACTCTTAAGGAAATTCTTTGTCTTCCTCCCGTGTTCCTGCCACCAAAATTTCTCTGAAAATAGCTATGTCTCTCTTCTGGGCGAATTAGGCTTCATATAGGTTTAGGTTAGTCGCCTTAGAAATTATATAATTAACCCTGGGTTATTGGCTTCCAGGAGCTCGTCTGCGGCCACGGATTTCGCCTAGTGTTCTACCTCAGTGTGTGGCCAATGCGCGGTCAATCCGCGGCCGTGCACCTGGAGGGGACTTCGCCACTtgcttttctttctccttttcgaCCGTGTTAACCTCCGATTGGCCTTCCATGCTCCatattgactccaaaacactctTTAGCTTCCTCATAGCTCGGAGTGGCTCCTGCAAAACATAAAACTCTTAACTAGAGTATTTTGTTAtcttttaacatttaaacattGATAAAGTGCGGCTAAATTAGCGTGTAAATAGTATCTAAATTGTATAATTATAGCCTACTATCaatcaccttcacgaatttacttatcacttatttGAACTAGAataatacttataacctcaaaataatctcattcccgaatttACATCGATTAAcgtacgacgaaactttaacgtacgaaaatgcgggatgtaacatctcatttccgagattTTATCAATCTACTTATGACGTACTTccacgtacaaaaacatggggtgtaatatcattcccccctttggaacatttgtaAGAGCTATCCGGTTATGAGACaaataagtgcatcagtcaacattcgaggacgaataaaAAGAAGTCAGTATATGGTTCTATTGAAAAACTAATCACAAAATGGTATATTCTGTTGACTAGATCTTAACTCTTGTTGAAGTGCCAAAATTGAGAGAGCAAGGTGGGAACAAATATAGAATTCAACATTAATCATTCAAGAAACTAACACTTAAAAGAAATTAATCACGAAATGGCGACGTAATTGTGCTTAATTATATGGCACTCGATCTTAATGGTAACAGCTAGCAAGTGATCATTGCGCAGGATATACCAAGAATTTAGGTGCAACAGaattttattaaataattaaattaggCCAAATTTTTTTTAAAGGAGAATTTAGGCCTTACATGTCAAGTACTACGACTCAACAATATGCAGGTCGTTCTTACGCGCCTCATTTAATGCTGGGACTGCATCTTAATTATACTAATAATTTCATGACTCAAACTTAAGTTAATTATATACATCAATAATGTAAAATTCTTTGCACAATTAATTAGTGTAATTAATTTCTGGGGCACTAGCACGAGCAAAAATGGTTGAAAAGTCTAATATTTGAAATAGAGTAAAACAACCCAAAAATTTCATTTGTTATAACATGTTATTACTCTAGTAGATCTAGCCGATTGTTACTCCATCTGTTTCGATTTAAATGATAGACTTTTTTTATtagtgtttttaaaaaaaatgacacatttttatatttaaaaataattttactttaaactttttattttacccTCTTTACCCTTAATAATAAGCATTTATAGTCACAAAAATGTCATCACCCTACAAAACTTTTGCCCCCTTATGATTTTAGGATCACatatttcaaaagtcttctttcttttcttaaactttgtaCCAAGTCAAACTaaatcatctaaattgaaacgaagGGAACTCCCTCCTTCCCATTTTAATTGAGCTTTTAACTcaaaaaaattcacaaaataatcgTTGCTTCAGTAATATTTCAAgactaaaattattatttatttccAACTACAtctttaatattaaaaaaaatagtatttttTTAATATCGTTCATTCTCAAAAAGCATTTAATAGGAGAAACTTTGTAaattataccttatatttttttCAATGAGCGTAAAAAGAACTAAAGCGAAAGTTAAAATAAAACAGTTAAACTAAAGTGATACTTTATACCGTCACGGagcataaataaagaaaaataacaatCTCAAGACTCAAAACatatcaaaagtattttattgTATTAGCAGCAGCTAAAAAATAGCTGGGAATCTACAGAGCGGTACGCGGTATGAGCTAAAAAACCTATGGGCTATCACACCATATAATAAATATATCTtatactactattattattacatttATGAAAAAAGTATTCAATCTTTCATACTGCAACAAGTTGGGGGAGCCAACTGATAAGCAATGAGATCACTGCTATAATAATgcaaaaggaagaaaaataagaaaaaaaacatcCACCGTCGTGCTTTGTTAGGGTGTACTTTGGTCCCACACTGTTCTCATGTTCTTTCCATATCATAATAATCAATTCATACAAATTAACCAATAGCAcaacccctatatatatatatatatatagacatgtTCACCAATCATTTCAAACACATTAAACAAGCTGCTATAGCTTCTTTAAGTTCTTCTCCCTTCACTTCTTTCTCCACTTGAAAATACACTTAATTATAACTTGTTATTTTAGCACTCTTCTCGAGACATTGGAAAAACGATTCATAAGCCTTCAGCAGAATAAGAAATTTAGGAGAATCaacagaaacttaagagaatcAATAAAGTTGAGAGTCGGATCCAGAATTTGAGGAAGTCAGAACCAATAGGGTTAGACTGCTAATCTTCTCGAGTAGCTTGACtctatattctttttttttttttcaagaaagaTTCTAAGAAAAGTTGATGATGGGGATAGGTATAAGGGCAATGATTCGACAAGCTAAGAATAATGTTCTTGTCCGACCAAGAAAAGAGTTGGCTGCAGAGATAATACCCAAAGGACACGTGGCAGTATATGTAGGAGAGAGCCATTACAAGAAGCATAGGAGGTTTGTAGTACCAATTTCATATTTGGAACATCCTTTATTTCAAGAATTGTTGAGGAAAGCAGAGGATGAATATGGATTTAATCATCCAATGGGTGGTCTTACTATCCCATGCAGTGAAAATACATTCCTCACTATCACTTCTCATTTGAATCTCATCAGTAAATGTCAATAGTGAAGAATATTATTTTGTTAGCTGTACATGCAGTGGCGGCTTCAAGAGTGGCTTGATGTTCTTATTGCTGAACTCATTgtacttttttaaaaattatgagttcagaattaaatatttattgtaatttAGTGGTTTTTTCACTTATACGTCTAAATTTTATGTAAAAGAATTATGAGTTCATCAGCTGAATTCATACCTTCTTAATTAAATCCACACTGAGTACCTGCATGCCTATATACATTCTTCCAATATTTTTAGTCAAATTCTCTAGCACAATGTAGCATATTGTGTGTTCTAGGATCATTATTTGGTGTGCTGTTATTGCACTAGACGGGCAATGTATATGGTTTTTTtcacaattttgaaaaatattttgacCCTTTAATAACATTGTTGATTTTATTGTATTCTCTTTTTTTCATCTGAGCCTTGATGAAATGCAAGTTTATCTTCAAAGTTAAGAAGTACTGTACTATTAATTAGATTGATCCAACggataaattattttaaaaactctATGCTCAGAAATATAtcaaaaaatgaaagagaaaagagaagggAGAGGAAACTAATGAGTGACGTTTGCCTAAAAGTAAATATACACGCTTGTTGTTCTGAATTATTACTCCATATTTTACACTGCCATGCATGTACGAACACTCGTAGACGACTTTCTTTGTATTTTCTCATAAAAATTCAGCACACATATATACCAACATGTGAATTGTGTCGCAATCCTCCTTTTTTCCAAATCTCTTACCATTCATCTTCATTTCAATAATATACTTCTAGATTAACCCTTCCTTTTCCTATATATATGCAACCAAGGGGGCTAGTAAAAAAGTGACATTAGTAATTGGTGCACTAAATTAATCGAGATATGTGCAAGTTGATTCACGTATCATATTAAATAACTTTGACGCTAGAATACTTGGTTGAAAAGATGGATAAAGGATACGTTTCTTAGCAATAAATGTGTTGCCACAATGGGTGGCAAATGGTCGGGTCGGGTCGGGTCGGATTGGATATGAACGGGTCGAAAATGGGTAGTGCAAAAACGGATAACTATCCGACCCATGTccatatttaatatggataaaaTACGGGTTAGCCGTCGGATAATATGAATATCCATATATATTATCCATGGCTTcatgaatatgatcacttttgggagaattcctagtctcccaaacttAAAGGAACCCCATATTTGAGGTTTTAcatgtaaaagttaaacccattagttatccattttctaagtggataatatagttcttatctatatttgacctgtttttaaaaaaattattatccaACCCTTTTTTTAATGTATATGGGTggataactattttcttttaaccattttgccccCACTAGTTGCCACCAATAATCTCCGGTTCCTCTAGCTCTTTAGTCTCCAGTTCTGGGGAAACAGATAGGTAGCAATACTCAAGACTGCTTCTGCATGCATGGCTGGATTTTCCTTTTTGGCCTTTTTTTAATTTGCGGTGGAAAAGCGGTGTGAAGAAAGATACATTTGATTAATTAAATGTAATATACCTACTTTACAACGTCGTTAACGACCTACTAACATACTGGCAATAATTTATAAAATCGGTGGGGTTGTTTACGCTAATTTATTTATTTGTACGGAGATGAAGTCGACTTTGTCCACATCAAGATAttctttcaattttatttttctttagtttaagttatatacactgCGTTATATAAGGAATTTTACTCTCAGATCACCTTTACCCGTTAATctatattatttttaatattataaaTATTTTACGAAGACTTACCTTTAGTTATCATTTGGGTAACCTTAAACTCTTttccttaataata
Proteins encoded in this window:
- the LOC104221326 gene encoding auxin-induced protein 15A-like, whose product is MGIGIRAMIRQAKNNVLVRPRKELAAEIIPKGHVAVYVGESHYKKHRRFVVPISYLEHPLFQELLRKAEDEYGFNHPMGGLTIPCSENTFLTITSHLNLISKCQ